GCGCCCGCGGCCCGGTCGGCGCCGTGGTGGCCGCCGCGGATCGCCGCGGTGTAGGCGGCACCGGTGACCCCCAGCCCGAGGATCACGCCGGCGTTCCGCGCGGTGCTGAGGAAGCCGGCGGCGCCGCCGAGGGCGCTGCGCGGGGCGGTCGCCAGGGCGGCGGCGGTGTTCGCGGACGAGAACAGTCCGTTGCCGCAGCCGAGCACCAGCAGGCCGACGGGGAGGAGCGCCGGCAGGTACGCGGCGGCGGCGAGGGCGGAGAGCAGGAAGCCGGCGGCGGCGATCAGCATCCCCGCCGCGGTGGTGGTGGCGGTGCGGCCGGAGTCGCCGAGGCGCCCGCCCCGGCGGGAGGTGAGCGCGATCCCCACGCCGATGGGGATGAAGGCGACCCCGGCCACCGCGGCGCTCGCCCCGTGGGCGTTCTCCAGCCAGAACGGCAGCAGGGCGAAGCAGGACATCAGCGAGCCGGTGCTGAGCAGGGTGGCGAGGGTGGCGGCGCCGAAGCGGCCGCCGAGCCAGCGGCGGTCGATGATCGGCGCGCTGCCGCGCACCTCGGCGAGGACGAGCACCAGCCCGCCGGCCGCGGCCACCAGCAGCCACCGGGCGGCCGGCCAGTCGCCGAGCGCCGGGCCGGGGATCGAGGCGACCCCGGCGCCGAGGCCGAGGAGCAGGGCCGCGAGGCCGACGGCCCCGGGCAGGTCGAGGCGGGCGGCGCGGCCGCCGGGAGCGCTGCGGGGCACCGCCCGCAGGGTGATCACCAGCCCCAGCACGGCCAGCGGCAGGCCCGCCCAGAACACCGCCTGCCACCCCCAGATCGCCACCAGCGCACCGCCCACCGGCGGCCCCAGCAGCCCGGCGATGGCCTGGGCGATCACCAGCACCGCCACCGCCCGGCCGGCGCCGCGGGGACGGGCGTGCTCGGCGGTGAGCGCCAGGCTGCCGGCGGTGAGCAGGCCGCCGCCCACCGCCTGCACCGCGCGGCCGGCGAGGAGGATCCCGAAGTACGGCGCCAGGGCGGCGATCACCGAGCCCACCGCGAAGACCGCGAAGCCGGCCAGGTACGCCTCGCGGCGGCCGAGGCGGTCGCCGAGCCGGCCGAGCACCGGCACGGTCGCGGTGACCGTGACCAGGTAGACGCTCAGCGTCTGCTGCGCCGCCGCGGGGGAGATGCCGAAGTGGCGCGCCATCGGCTCGGCGGCCACGGCGACGATGGTGGCGTCGACCATCCCGATGAACGCGCCCACCACCAGGGCGATGCGCAGCGCCCGCCGCCGCGGGGCGTCGCTCCCGGCGGGCCGCTCCGGACCGGCCGGCGACGCCTCCCGCAGCCCGCGGCCCGGCGCCACCGCGCTGCGTCCCACCTAGGTCTTGATCGGCAGCCGCGGCCCGCTCGGCATCACCGGTCCCGCCGAGGCGCGGAAGTTCTCCTTGCTCACCTCGGCGGCGATGTGGGAGGCCACGTTGCGGAAGACCGCGCTCATCGGGCTGTCGGGGGCGGCGACCATGATCGGCTGTCCCTCGCCGCCACCGATGCGGATGCGCGGATCGAGCGGGATCTCCCCGAGGAAGGTCAGGCGGTAGCGGCCGGCGAGGTCGCGGCCTCCGCCCTTGCCGAAGATCTCGGTGGTCTCGCCGCAGTGGGCGCAGACGTAGCCGCTCATGTTCTCGATCACCCCGAGCACCGGCACCTTGAGCTGCCGGAACATCTGGATGCCCCGGCTGACGTCGGCGATCGAGACGTCCTGCGGGGTGGTGACGATGACCGCGCCGGTGAGCGGGATGCTCTGGGCCAGCGACAGCTGGGCGTCGCCGGTGCCCGGGGGGAGGTCGACCACCAGGTAGTCGAGCTCGCCCCAGTCGACGTCGTAGAGGAACTGGCGGATCGCGCCCGACAGCATCGGGCCGCGCCACACCACCGCCTGGTCGGGCTTGAGCATGAGGCCGATCGACATCGCCTTCAGGCCGTAGCCGGTGAGCGGGAGGATGCGATCGCCCATCGCCTCCGGCTGGCCGGTGAGCCCGAGCATGATCGGCACGTTGGGCCCGTAGACGTCGGCGTCGAGCAGGCCCACCCGCGCCCCCGCCTGGAGCAGCGCGAGAGCGACGTTGACGCTCACCGTGGTCTTGCCCACACCGCCCTTGCCGGCGCTCACCGCGATCACGTTGCGCACCCCGACGATCTCCTTGCGGCCGGGGATTCCGCGGGTGGCGGTGACATTGGCGTCCCAGGTGATCTCGATCCGCTCGACACCCGGCACCGAGCCCACCACCGCGGCCTCGATGTCCCGCTGGATGCGGTCCTTGAGCGGGCAGGCGGGGGTGGTCAGCACGACCCGCATGAAGGCGGTGCCGCCGTCCACCCGGATGTCCTGGACCATCCGGAGGGTCATCAGGTCCTTGTGGAGCTCGGGCTCCATCACCGTGCTCAGCGCACGCTCCACCGCCTGCACGACGCCTGTCTCCGCCATGGGATCGAGTATAGCCGCGGGCCCCTCGAGGCCTCGCCCGGCCACACCCGGATACCCTGGCCGGGTGACTGCTCACGTCTCCGAGGCGGGTGCGCCCGCCGCGGTGCTGGTGGTCGAGGACGACCGCGCCCTGCGCCAGGCGATCGTGACCAACGCCGAGCGGGCGGGCTACACGGTGACCGCCGTCGCCGACGGGCTGGCCGCCGGGGAGGCGATCCGCTCCGGGGAGTACGACGTGGTCCTGCTCGACATCGGGCTGCCCTTCGTCGACGGCTGGCGGATCCTGGGGTCGCTCCAGGGCCGCCGGGCGCCGTCGGTGATCGTCATCAGCGCCCGCGGCGAGGAGGCCGACAAGGTTCGCGCCCTGGACATGGGCGCCGACGACTACCTGGCCAAGCCCTTCGGCGCCGACGAGCTGCTCGCCCGGCTGCGGGCGGTGCTGCGGCGGGTGCGTCCCCCGGCCGGCCCCTCGATGGTGGTGACCGCCGGCGAGGTCGCGGTCGACCTGGGGACGCGCTCGGTGACCCGGGCGGGCCGCGAGGTCACCCTCTCCCCCACCGAGTACCTGCTCATCGCCGAGCTCGCCCGGCACGCCGGCCAGGTGGTCGACCACCGCTCGCTGCTGCAGCGGGTGTGGGGCCCGGCCTACGCGAGCGAGCGCAACTACCTGTGGACGTTCATCCGGCGGCTCCGGACCAAGCTCGAGATCGACCCCGCAGCGCCGGA
This DNA window, taken from Candidatus Dormiibacterota bacterium, encodes the following:
- a CDS encoding MFS transporter — protein: MGRSAVAPGRGLREASPAGPERPAGSDAPRRRALRIALVVGAFIGMVDATIVAVAAEPMARHFGISPAAAQQTLSVYLVTVTATVPVLGRLGDRLGRREAYLAGFAVFAVGSVIAALAPYFGILLAGRAVQAVGGGLLTAGSLALTAEHARPRGAGRAVAVLVIAQAIAGLLGPPVGGALVAIWGWQAVFWAGLPLAVLGLVITLRAVPRSAPGGRAARLDLPGAVGLAALLLGLGAGVASIPGPALGDWPAARWLLVAAAGGLVLVLAEVRGSAPIIDRRWLGGRFGAATLATLLSTGSLMSCFALLPFWLENAHGASAAVAGVAFIPIGVGIALTSRRGGRLGDSGRTATTTAAGMLIAAAGFLLSALAAAAYLPALLPVGLLVLGCGNGLFSSANTAAALATAPRSALGGAAGFLSTARNAGVILGLGVTGAAYTAAIRGGHHGADRAAGALFAGTALICTAVALLAHLTYRPLRASAVAAPPAAPADLAAGG
- a CDS encoding Mrp/NBP35 family ATP-binding protein, which gives rise to MAETGVVQAVERALSTVMEPELHKDLMTLRMVQDIRVDGGTAFMRVVLTTPACPLKDRIQRDIEAAVVGSVPGVERIEITWDANVTATRGIPGRKEIVGVRNVIAVSAGKGGVGKTTVSVNVALALLQAGARVGLLDADVYGPNVPIMLGLTGQPEAMGDRILPLTGYGLKAMSIGLMLKPDQAVVWRGPMLSGAIRQFLYDVDWGELDYLVVDLPPGTGDAQLSLAQSIPLTGAVIVTTPQDVSIADVSRGIQMFRQLKVPVLGVIENMSGYVCAHCGETTEIFGKGGGRDLAGRYRLTFLGEIPLDPRIRIGGGEGQPIMVAAPDSPMSAVFRNVASHIAAEVSKENFRASAGPVMPSGPRLPIKT
- a CDS encoding response regulator transcription factor, encoding MTAHVSEAGAPAAVLVVEDDRALRQAIVTNAERAGYTVTAVADGLAAGEAIRSGEYDVVLLDIGLPFVDGWRILGSLQGRRAPSVIVISARGEEADKVRALDMGADDYLAKPFGADELLARLRAVLRRVRPPAGPSMVVTAGEVAVDLGTRSVTRAGREVTLSPTEYLLIAELARHAGQVVDHRSLLQRVWGPAYASERNYLWTFIRRLRTKLEIDPAAPEVIVTAGRHGYRFGPPAH